The Clostridiaceae bacterium HFYG-1003 genome includes a window with the following:
- a CDS encoding NUDIX hydrolase: MNQDNVDPRILQYNERLKNTLQDELLNYKERFPEEREPDQVLEFIGNQLNLFGRDSREGHITCSAWVVDPQRSAAILVRHRRLNKWVQPGGHIEPFESPLSGAVREAAEETGITDFVILDERLFDVSVHWFPEGKDGPAHFHYDLRYLLQAPVKADLYANNETDGAAWIPLEQLQNYSGEETVLKMAEKTWRWSPAGKHVRE, encoded by the coding sequence TTGAATCAGGATAATGTGGATCCGAGGATCCTTCAGTATAATGAACGATTGAAAAATACGCTGCAAGATGAGCTTCTAAATTACAAGGAACGCTTTCCTGAGGAACGTGAGCCGGATCAGGTTCTGGAATTTATCGGAAATCAACTTAACCTGTTCGGACGGGATTCACGGGAAGGACATATTACCTGCAGTGCCTGGGTTGTCGATCCGCAGCGTTCTGCGGCGATACTGGTAAGACATCGTCGTCTGAATAAATGGGTACAGCCCGGCGGCCATATCGAACCTTTTGAATCCCCTTTGTCAGGCGCGGTTCGTGAGGCGGCGGAAGAAACAGGAATCACGGATTTTGTGATTCTGGATGAGCGGTTGTTTGATGTCAGTGTGCACTGGTTTCCGGAAGGGAAAGACGGTCCGGCTCATTTTCATTATGATCTGAGGTATTTATTGCAGGCTCCAGTCAAAGCAGATCTCTATGCCAACAATGAAACAGATGGAGCCGCCTGGATCCCGCTGGAACAGCTTCAGAATTACTCCGGAGAGGAAACGGTCCTGAAAATGGCTGAAAAAACATGGCGCTGGTCACCTGCCGGGAAGCATGTTCGGGAATGA
- a CDS encoding cob(I)yrinic acid a,c-diamide adenosyltransferase has protein sequence MESIVTKTGDQGTTGTLDGERVSKGSSLIELNGTLDELNAYLGVCTSSLKMTDDFEQRNDIIETIEWIQNGLYNLGTEVSSNFTIIRFEAKHPDSLERKLDELTVKMPPQTKFILYSGTLEATEIHVARSLARRAERSFVRYLDEIGEKQYPHSYQFINRLSDYLFTVARYLNQELGGTEVVTIIWE, from the coding sequence ATGGAAAGTATTGTAACAAAAACCGGTGATCAGGGCACTACAGGAACTCTGGATGGAGAACGGGTGTCCAAAGGATCTTCTCTTATAGAACTGAATGGCACATTGGATGAACTCAACGCTTATCTCGGAGTCTGCACCTCTTCGCTGAAAATGACCGATGACTTTGAGCAGAGGAACGACATTATCGAAACCATTGAATGGATCCAGAACGGACTCTATAATCTCGGCACTGAGGTATCCTCTAACTTTACAATTATACGATTCGAAGCCAAGCACCCCGATTCTCTGGAACGCAAACTGGATGAACTTACGGTTAAGATGCCGCCCCAGACAAAGTTCATCCTTTACTCCGGCACTCTGGAGGCGACCGAAATACATGTCGCCCGTTCTCTCGCAAGGCGGGCCGAACGAAGCTTCGTCCGATACCTTGATGAAATCGGCGAAAAGCAGTATCCCCATTCCTACCAGTTCATCAATCGCCTGTCCGATTATCTTTTCACGGTAGCCCGATATCTCAATCAGGAGCTTGGCGGAACAGAAGTCGTCACGATTATCTGGGAATAG
- a CDS encoding iron-containing alcohol dehydrogenase family protein gives MENDFQFYLPTRLIQGPNCLIKHSHYLKRLGKKALIVTGVNSSKLNGSLDDVITALEKENIRYKIFDGIDDNPTIELIQQAFNENEREGISFIVGLGKGSPIDAAKAIGVLFRHRGISAREAFNMKNLRSIPIVAVPTTAGTGSEVTPYSIVTDHQLRTKKDFGQESFPKLAYLDPRYIYTADFNSILHNAFDAFSHLVEGYLNVNANLMTDIIAEKGLALFGELKEAFIRKSLSPDQIDQLLMASTMGGMVISQTGTSLPHALGYVLTYEKKIPHGFATAAIFKGYLGLYSDEAKLSRMLSILGFASTAELMAYIDRIVDYRLDLTEDEIRVYTRNMLNNQGKLTNHPDRVSRNQIADMYQKAVKK, from the coding sequence TTGGAAAATGATTTTCAGTTCTATTTGCCAACCCGATTGATCCAGGGACCCAACTGCCTGATCAAGCACAGTCACTACTTAAAACGGCTTGGTAAAAAGGCTCTCATTGTCACTGGTGTCAATTCCAGCAAACTGAACGGGTCGTTGGATGATGTCATCACTGCACTGGAAAAAGAAAACATCCGCTATAAAATTTTCGACGGAATTGATGATAACCCCACGATTGAGCTGATTCAGCAGGCATTCAACGAAAATGAACGGGAAGGAATTTCCTTTATTGTCGGCCTGGGAAAAGGTTCACCCATTGATGCAGCCAAGGCAATCGGCGTACTGTTTCGTCATCGCGGGATCTCTGCCCGCGAAGCCTTCAACATGAAGAATCTCCGGTCCATTCCGATTGTTGCCGTTCCAACCACAGCCGGAACCGGCAGTGAAGTGACACCCTATTCCATTGTGACAGACCATCAGCTGAGAACTAAGAAGGACTTTGGTCAGGAAAGTTTCCCGAAACTGGCTTATCTGGATCCCCGCTACATCTATACCGCTGACTTCAACAGCATCCTGCATAATGCCTTTGACGCATTCAGCCACCTGGTGGAAGGATACCTGAATGTCAATGCCAATCTCATGACCGACATCATCGCAGAAAAGGGATTGGCTTTGTTCGGAGAATTGAAGGAAGCTTTCATCCGCAAGAGCCTGAGCCCGGATCAGATCGATCAGCTGCTGATGGCTTCGACCATGGGCGGCATGGTGATATCCCAGACCGGCACCAGTCTCCCGCATGCGCTGGGTTACGTGCTTACCTATGAGAAAAAGATCCCGCATGGATTTGCGACTGCAGCAATTTTCAAGGGCTATCTGGGGCTTTACAGTGATGAGGCGAAACTTTCGCGCATGCTCAGCATTCTGGGCTTTGCGTCAACTGCAGAACTAATGGCATATATTGACCGTATTGTGGACTACCGGCTCGACCTGACCGAAGATGAAATCAGAGTCTACACTCGCAATATGCTGAACAATCAGGGAAAGCTGACCAATCACCCGGATCGAGTGTCCAGAAACCAGATTGCCGATATGTACCAGAAGGCTGTAAAAAAATAA
- a CDS encoding DMT family transporter: protein MNRTIRKFLPHLAALVTMFFWGLSYLSTRILIQEIPPTLAVFYRFTLASVLLWLLLLLRRKKIRILKEDIVKILLAGLTGVALNFTLENIGVKYTSTANVALLVATIPAMTLLFENYRLARKTGWKEMAGILVSMTGIVLITLGDKSSQFTFSLYGDAMVLLSSVAWAVYTSLVADLKGDYDSMEITLYTNFSGAVFMLPTLGFTGIRIPKGDALLHLIYLVLFCSILAYVLYMWALKRLGGVRLNSYINLQPIVAIFASIFLLKETMTPIRLIGSLIIIAGVWIVNRALRAITVPTQ from the coding sequence ATGAATAGGACCATAAGAAAATTTCTGCCGCATCTGGCGGCACTGGTAACCATGTTTTTCTGGGGGTTATCTTATTTATCAACCAGAATCCTGATTCAGGAGATCCCGCCGACCTTGGCGGTGTTTTATCGGTTCACACTGGCGTCGGTCCTCCTGTGGCTGCTGCTGCTCCTTCGCCGAAAAAAGATCAGGATACTCAAGGAAGACATTGTCAAGATTCTTCTGGCGGGACTGACGGGAGTCGCGTTGAACTTTACCTTGGAAAATATCGGAGTCAAATATACATCCACCGCCAATGTCGCTCTTCTGGTTGCGACGATTCCGGCGATGACCCTTCTGTTTGAGAATTATCGGCTGGCGCGGAAAACCGGCTGGAAGGAAATGGCCGGAATCCTTGTCAGTATGACAGGCATTGTTTTGATTACGCTGGGTGACAAAAGCAGCCAGTTTACCTTTTCGCTGTATGGGGATGCCATGGTCCTGCTCTCGAGTGTGGCCTGGGCAGTGTATACTTCTCTCGTGGCCGATCTGAAAGGCGACTATGATTCGATGGAGATTACGCTGTACACGAATTTTTCAGGAGCTGTCTTCATGCTGCCGACTTTGGGGTTTACCGGGATCCGAATTCCCAAAGGTGATGCGCTTCTTCACTTGATCTATCTTGTATTGTTCTGTTCGATTCTGGCTTATGTGCTGTATATGTGGGCACTGAAGCGTCTGGGTGGCGTTCGACTGAACTCCTACATCAATCTGCAGCCGATCGTGGCGATTTTCGCCTCCATCTTTCTGCTGAAAGAAACCATGACGCCGATCCGTCTGATCGGCTCACTGATCATCATCGCCGGTGTCTGGATCGTGAATCGGGCTCTCCGGGCCATCACCGTTCCGACGCAATAG